TCTTCACTCGAAGAACGTCGCTGGATGGCAAAAGAAGCGTTTGCCGTTTCTTCTCACTACGACTCAGCTATCTTCAATTATTTCGATGCCGGCGAAGGTTCTGCTTTCCGTTGTTCGGTAAACAACCAGAAGCAACTCCGTTACGGTGAAAACCCTCATCAGAAAGGTTATTTCTACGGAAATCTGGACGCCATGTTCGATCAGATTCACGGTAAGGAAATCTCTTATAACAACTTGCTGGACATCAATGCTGCCGTCGATCTGATCGACGAATACGAAGATTTGACTTTCGCTATCCTGAAACATAATAATGCTTGCGGCCTGGCTTCTCGTCCAACTGTACTGGAAGCATGGACAGACGCGTTGGCCGGTGATCCCGTTTCCGCTTTCGGAGGCGTATTGATTACTAACGGAGTGATTGACAAAGCAGCAGCTGAAGAGATCAACAAGATATTCTTCGAAGTGATTATCGCGCCGGACTATGACGTAGACGCGCTCGAGATTTTGGGACAGAAAAAGAACCGCATCATCCTGGTTCGCAAAGAAGCCAAACTGCCTAAGAAACAGTTCCGTGCTTTGTTGAACGGTGTATTGGTGCAGGACAAAGATATGAATATTGAAACGGTTGCCGATCTGAGAACTGTGACAGACAAAGCTCCTACTCCGGAAGAAGTGGAAGATCTGTTGTTTGCCAACAAGATCGTTAAGAACAGTAAATCAAACGCTATCGTGCTGGCAAAAGGCAAACAGCTTCTTGCAAGCGGTGTGGGACAGACTTCACGGGTAGACGCCTTGAAACAAGCGATTGAAAAAGCCAAATCATTCGGATTCGATCTGAACGGTGCGGTAATGGCTTCAGATGCTTTCTTCCCCTTCCCGGATTGCGTAGAAATAGCAGACAAAGAAGGTATTACGGCAGTCATCCAGCCGGGCGGCTCGGTGAAAGACGATCTTACTTTTGCTTACTGCAACGAGCACGGTATGGCGATGGTGACCACCGGTATCCGTCATTTTAAACATTAAAAACAGGTATTGAGTATTAGGTATTAAGTATTAACCTTGCGGATAAGGCAGTCTACTTTATACCTAATATTTAATACCTAATACTTAATACTTAATACTTTATATTAATGGGATTATTCTCTTTTACACAAGAAATAGCGATGGACTTGGGGACAGCCAATACCATCATCATCACAAACGGGAAAATTGTGGTGGATGAGCCTTCGGTTGTGGCCTTGGATCGCCGTACAGATAAGATGATCGCCGTTGGGGAAAAGGCGAAGTTGATGCACGAAAAGACCCACGAAAATATACGTACTATTCGTCCGTTGAGGGATGGAGTGATCGCCGACTTCTATGCTTGCGAGCAAATGATGCGCGGTTTGATTAAGCAGGTAAATACTCGTAATCACTTGTTTTCGCCGTCACTTCGTATGGTGATCGGTGTACCGTCGGGAAGTACGGAAGTAGAACTCCGTGCCGTTCGTGACTCAGCCGAGCATGCCGGTGGGCGTGACGTCTATCTGATATTCGAACCGATGGCTGCGGCAATCGGTATCGGTATTGATGTAGAAGCGCCCGAAGGAAACATGATCGTGGATATAGGTGGTGGGTCTACGGAAATTGCCGTTATCTCTTTGGGAGGTATCGTTTCCAACAACTCTATCCGTATCGCCGGTGATGATCTGACTGCGGATATCCAGGAATACATGAGCCGTCAGCATAATGTGAAAGTCAGCGAACGTATGGCAGAACGTATTAAGATCAACGTAGGTGCCGCACTGACCGAGCTTGGCGATGACGCTCCGGAAGATTACATCGTTCATGGACCGAACCGTATCACAGCTCTTCCGATGGAAGTGCCCGTATGTTATCAGGAAGTGGCTCACTGTCTGGAGAAATCCATCTCCAAGGTTGAAACAGCCATCTTGAGTGCATTGGAAAATACGCCGCCCGAACTGTATGCGGATATTGTACACAACGGTATTTATCTTGCCGGTGGTGGTGCATTGCTTCGCGGACTGGACAAGCGTTTGACAGATAAAATTAACATACCTTTCCACATTGCTGAAGATCCTTTGCACGCAGTAGCCAAAGGTACGGGTGTGGCATTAAAGAATGTAGACCGTTTCTCTTTCTTGATGAGATAAATAATACGGATCATTATTCATGCGGAATTTAATAAACTTCCTTTTGAAATACAATTACTGGTTCCTCTTCATCGTATTAGAGGTAGCCAGTTTTGTTTTGTTATTTCGGTTCAACAACTATCAGCAGAGTACTTTTTTTACATCTGCCAATGTCGTTGTGGGGGCAGTTTATGAAGTTTCGGGAGGAATAAGCTCTTATTTCCATCTCAAATCGGTCAACGCAGACTTGCTGGATCGTAATATGGTGCTCGAACAGCAGATCACTAATCTGGAAAAGGCGTTGCGGGAGCATCAGGTTGATTCGGTCACTGTAAACAGCATCAAGGAGATACCTCTGACAGATTATCAGTTGTTCAAGGCACACGTCATTAAGAACAGTCTGAATCAGGCGGATAATTATATAACGCTCGATCAGGGTTCTTCTTCCGGCATCCGTCCCGAAATGGGAGTGGTGGACGGAAACGGAATAGTGGGCATTGTCTATGAAACCTCCTCTTCGTATTCACTCGTGATTTCGGTATTGAACAGCAAGTCAAATATTAGTTGCAAGATTGTCGGAAGTGACTACTTTGGTTATCTGAAGTGGGAGCATGGAGATTCCCGTTATGCGTATCTGAAAGATTTGCCTCGTCATGCAGAGTTTAATCTGGGTGATACGGTGGTGACAAGCGGCTTCTCTACCGTATTCCCTGAAGGAATCATGGTAGGAACAGTCGATGATATGTCCGACTCGCACGACGGATTGTCTTATTTGCTGAAAATCAAGTTGGCTACCGATTTCGGCAAGGTGAGTGATGTGCGGGTGATAGCCCGGAACGGTCAGCAGGAACAGAAAGAACTGGAAAATAAGGCTGTGAAATAATGATAATTACCTATATACATAGAATCGGATGGTTTATCGGGCTGGTACTTCTTCAGGTACTGATCCTGAATAACGTACATATTGCCGGATATGCTACTCCCTTTCTCTACATTTACTTTATACTGAAATTCGCTTCCGGAACTTCCCGGAATGAGTTGATGTTGTGGGCTTTCTTCTTCGGACTAACCATTGATATCTTTGCCGATACTCCGGGGATGAATGCTGCGGCAACCGTGCTGCTGGCTTTCCTTCGTCCGTCCTTGCTGCGCCTGTTTACTCCGCGTGACAATCTGGACAGTATCATCCCTTCTTTCAAGAGCATGGGCATCACTCCTTTCCTGAAATATACCACGGCAAGTGTTTTTGTCCATAGCCTGGCATTACTCAGCATTGAGTTCTTCTCATTTACCAGCATCTGGCTGTTGTTATTGCGGGTGATTTCGTGCACCCTTCTGACTTTAACCTGCATTCTTGCTGTAGAAGGAATAAGGAGATAGGAATGGCAAAAGACTATAGATTAGAAAAGCGGAAATTTGTTATCGGGGGGATTGCTTTAACTATTGTGTTGATTTATCTGATACGCCTCTTTGTATTGCAGATAACGACAGACGACTACAAGAAGAATGCCGACAGCAATGCTTTCCTGAATAAAATTCAATATCCCTCACGGGGTGCTATTTACGACCGTAACGGCAAACTGCTGGTATTCAACCAGCCGGCCTATGACATCACTCTTGTCCCGAAAGAGGTCGAAAATCTGGATACACTCGATTTATGTGAGTCGTTGGGCATTACTCGTGCTCAGTTCCTTAAGATCATGAGTGATATGAGAGACCGCCGCCGCAATCCGGGATATTCCCGATATACCAACCAGCTGTTCATGTCACAACTCTCTGCGGAGGAGTGCGGTGTCTTCCAGGAGAAACTGTTCAAGTTTCCCGGTTTTTATATTCAGCGGCGTACGATCCGGCAATATTCATACAATGCTGCCGCCCATGCTTTGGGGGATATCGGTGAGGTATCCGTTAAAGATATGGAGGCGGATGAAGAGGGATACTACATCCGCGGAGATTATGTAGGAAAACTGGGAGTTGAAAGATCGTACGAGAAATACCTGCGTGGAGAAAAGGGAGTAGAGATTCTGTTGCGCGATGCGCATGGACGTATCCAGGGACGTTATATGGACGGAGAGTATGACCGTCCTTCCATTCCGGGCAAGAATCTGACTCTGAGTCTCGACATCGATTTGCAGATATTAGGCGAACGGTTATTGAAAAATAAGATTGGAAGTATCGTAGCTATCGAACCGGAAACCGGAGAAATCCTTTGTCTGGTTTCTTCTCCGAATTATGATCCGCATCTGATGATTGGTCGTCAGCGTGGCAAGAACCATCTGATGCTGCAACGCGATAAACAGAAACCGTTGCTCAATCGTGCGTTGATGGGAGTCTATCCTCCGGGGTCAACTTTCAAGACGGCACAGGGACTGACCTTCCTGCAAGAAGGAATCATTACCGAGCAAAGTCCTTCTTTCCCCTGTTCTCGTGGTTTCCATTATGGGCGTCTGACAGTGGGATGTCATGCTCACGGCTCACCTTTGCCATTGATTCCGGCTATTGCGACTTCTTGCAACTCCTATTTCTGTTGGGGGCTG
This sequence is a window from Bacteroides thetaiotaomicron VPI-5482. Protein-coding genes within it:
- the purH gene encoding bifunctional phosphoribosylaminoimidazolecarboxamide formyltransferase/IMP cyclohydrolase, which produces MSESKRIKTALVSVYHKEGLDEIITKLYEEGVEFLSTGGTRQFIESLGYPCKAVEDLTTYPSILGGRVKTLHPKIFGGILCRRDLEQDIQQIEKYEIPEIDLVIVDLYPFEATVASGASEADIIEKIDIGGISLIRAAAKNYNDVIIVASQAQYKPLLDMLMEHGATSSLEERRWMAKEAFAVSSHYDSAIFNYFDAGEGSAFRCSVNNQKQLRYGENPHQKGYFYGNLDAMFDQIHGKEISYNNLLDINAAVDLIDEYEDLTFAILKHNNACGLASRPTVLEAWTDALAGDPVSAFGGVLITNGVIDKAAAEEINKIFFEVIIAPDYDVDALEILGQKKNRIILVRKEAKLPKKQFRALLNGVLVQDKDMNIETVADLRTVTDKAPTPEEVEDLLFANKIVKNSKSNAIVLAKGKQLLASGVGQTSRVDALKQAIEKAKSFGFDLNGAVMASDAFFPFPDCVEIADKEGITAVIQPGGSVKDDLTFAYCNEHGMAMVTTGIRHFKH
- a CDS encoding rod shape-determining protein produces the protein MGLFSFTQEIAMDLGTANTIIITNGKIVVDEPSVVALDRRTDKMIAVGEKAKLMHEKTHENIRTIRPLRDGVIADFYACEQMMRGLIKQVNTRNHLFSPSLRMVIGVPSGSTEVELRAVRDSAEHAGGRDVYLIFEPMAAAIGIGIDVEAPEGNMIVDIGGGSTEIAVISLGGIVSNNSIRIAGDDLTADIQEYMSRQHNVKVSERMAERIKINVGAALTELGDDAPEDYIVHGPNRITALPMEVPVCYQEVAHCLEKSISKVETAILSALENTPPELYADIVHNGIYLAGGGALLRGLDKRLTDKINIPFHIAEDPLHAVAKGTGVALKNVDRFSFLMR
- the mreC gene encoding rod shape-determining protein MreC produces the protein MRNLINFLLKYNYWFLFIVLEVASFVLLFRFNNYQQSTFFTSANVVVGAVYEVSGGISSYFHLKSVNADLLDRNMVLEQQITNLEKALREHQVDSVTVNSIKEIPLTDYQLFKAHVIKNSLNQADNYITLDQGSSSGIRPEMGVVDGNGIVGIVYETSSSYSLVISVLNSKSNISCKIVGSDYFGYLKWEHGDSRYAYLKDLPRHAEFNLGDTVVTSGFSTVFPEGIMVGTVDDMSDSHDGLSYLLKIKLATDFGKVSDVRVIARNGQQEQKELENKAVK
- the mreD gene encoding rod shape-determining protein MreD, with amino-acid sequence MIITYIHRIGWFIGLVLLQVLILNNVHIAGYATPFLYIYFILKFASGTSRNELMLWAFFFGLTIDIFADTPGMNAAATVLLAFLRPSLLRLFTPRDNLDSIIPSFKSMGITPFLKYTTASVFVHSLALLSIEFFSFTSIWLLLLRVISCTLLTLTCILAVEGIRR
- the mrdA gene encoding penicillin-binding protein 2, with the protein product MAKDYRLEKRKFVIGGIALTIVLIYLIRLFVLQITTDDYKKNADSNAFLNKIQYPSRGAIYDRNGKLLVFNQPAYDITLVPKEVENLDTLDLCESLGITRAQFLKIMSDMRDRRRNPGYSRYTNQLFMSQLSAEECGVFQEKLFKFPGFYIQRRTIRQYSYNAAAHALGDIGEVSVKDMEADEEGYYIRGDYVGKLGVERSYEKYLRGEKGVEILLRDAHGRIQGRYMDGEYDRPSIPGKNLTLSLDIDLQILGERLLKNKIGSIVAIEPETGEILCLVSSPNYDPHLMIGRQRGKNHLMLQRDKQKPLLNRALMGVYPPGSTFKTAQGLTFLQEGIITEQSPSFPCSRGFHYGRLTVGCHAHGSPLPLIPAIATSCNSYFCWGLFRMFGDRKYGSPQNAITVWKDHMVSQGFGYKLGVDLPGEKRGLIPNAQFYDKAYRGHWNGLTVISISIGQGEILSTPLQIANLGATIANRGHFTTPHIVKEIQDAQLDSIYRHPRNTTIERRHYESVVEGMRAAATGGTCRMLSVMVPELEACGKTGTAQNRGHDHSVFMGFAPMNQPKIAIAVYVENGGWGATYGVPIGALMMEQYMKGKLSPENELRAEEISNRIILYGNEER